Sequence from the Curtobacterium sp. MCLR17_007 genome:
GTCGACACCACGGTGACGTACTTCGGCCGGGGCACCACCTGGATCCAGGTCACGCAGACGAACGCACCGACCGACGGCCTGCTGAAGGCGATCGAGCAGCAGGTCTGGGGCTGACGCCGCGACGCGCTCGCGTGACCCGACCGGCTCTGGGGGGCGGGCGGTGCACGCGAGCACGTCGGGACGGGAGGCGCGGTGCGGGCCCGCACCGCGCCTCCCGTCCGGTGGGTCTGGACACCAGCGCCCTGCGCGCGCAGGATGATGCGCACCAGACCCAGGGAGATGGTGCGCCGTGCAGTTCCTCGTCAACGTCATCGACACCGGCCAGGCCGCGGCCGCGGGCCGGACCGACTCCGCGACCGCGGCCGAGTACGAAGCGGTCGGAGCGCTCAACGAGCGCCTGCAGGCGGACGGGCACATCCTGTTCGCCGGCGGCCTGACCGCACCACAGGACGCGGTCGTGGTCGATGCGCGGGGCGAGTCCCCCACGGTCAGCGAAGGGTCGCTGTTCGGCGGCGACGAGTACATCGCGGGGTTCTGGGTGCTGGACCTGCCGGACGCCGAGACTGCGCGGGCCGTCGCGACCGAGGCTTCGGTGGCCTGCAACCGGACGATCGAGCTGCGCGCGCTGCAGGGCTGAGGGTCTCCACCAGGGGACGTCAACCTGCGAGAAGCCCGGGCACAGCGGGCTCCCGCGTGACGATCATCGATCGAGGTGCGTCCCGTTGGTGGGCGCACCGTCCGCGCCCCCGACAGGAGACACCATGACGAACACCGACCACGACGACCAGCCGACCGGGAGGTCCTCGTTCCGCGACACCGTCACCGCCGGGCTCGTGCAGAAGGCCCTCGAGCCGGTGCTGCGTGCCGTTCGCGACGAGGTGGCGTCCGCCCGCCGCGAGGTCAGCGAGCGCGCCAGCGGGGCCAAGAACGGCCTGGTGCTCACGGGGGTCGCCGTGGCGTTCGCGCTCACGACGCTGGTCCTGCTGGCGGGCTTCGTCGTCACGCTGCTGGCGCTGGCGCTGCCGGTGTGGGCCGCGGCGGGCATCACGTTCGCCGGGTTCGCGGTCATCACCGCGATCCTGCTGGCGGTGGGAATCCGCGGCATCCGTCGTGGGATCCCGCCGGTGCCGAAGGACACGCTGCGTTCCGCGAAGGACCGGGTCACGCACCGGGACGGCGAGGGCACCGCGAGCTGACGACGTCTGGCCGTCGGGGCCTCAGCGCGCGGTGATGCCGAACAACGCGCTGAGGAAGCCGAAGCGCCCGCGCGGTCGGACCGTGCGCACGGTGCGGGTGGGTGCCGGGAACGCGACGTCGTGCAGGTTGTTCCGCTTCGAGCCGTCCCAGTTGGCGAACAGGTAGGCGCTGCCGAGCACGCTCAGGCTGCGCACGGGGGCACGGCGCCAGTCGCCGGCGCGCACGAAGTAGCCGGAGTGGCCGGAGTGGATGTTGCGGATCACGGTGTCGACGTCGATGACGCCGGTCTCGGTGATGACCGCGGTGATGCCCGTTCGGTCTCGGGCCACGTACTCGATGATGTGTTCGGGCATGCTGCGTTCACGATGGTGTGCCACGTCTCGACGCCGGGTGGTCGGCCTGTGCGCGGGACTCTGCCGGAACCGTCGTCGCTTCCTCGTCCAGGATACGACGCCGTCGGCGATCGAGCACCAGGATGGCCAGAGAGAGCAGTGCGCCGATCGCGGCACCGATCGTGTTCATCCACCAGTCGTTCGTGTCGCAGGCCCGACCGAGGTCCGGCACCAGCATCTGCACGGTCTCGATGAGCGCGGACAGGCCCGTGCCGGCGAGGAACACCGGCAGCGGCCGTCCGGTCGACAGCGCGGCGAAGAGCACGGCCGGCAGCAGGAGTGCGATGTTCGCCAGGGTGTCGAGGCCTGCGAAGGGGACCGAGAACTGGACGGTGCACGACACCGGGCCCGGATCTCCTGACGGGGAGAACGTCAGCGCGGCGACCCCGAGCAGAGCGACCGCGGTCAGCGCGGTGAGCGTCGCCCGGGCCTGACGGCGGTGCAGCCACCACCCGAGCGCCGCGCAGAGGACCACCAGCACGGCGAAGAGCACCCGGACCAGGGTCGGGTGCTCGGCGAGCAGCGTGCTGATCACCGAGCTCGGAGCGCGTCGCGGACGAGGTCAGCGACGACGGCCGGCTGCTCGAGTCCGGGCAGGTGCGCGACACCCGGCAGGACGCGCACGGGTCCCTGTCCGAGCCGCCGGGCGGTCTCCTCGTAGAACGGCAGGTCGGCCGGGATGTCGAGGTCGCCCCAGGTGGTCAGGACCGGCACGGCGACGTCGCCGAGTCGTGTCCACGCGCCCACCCCGGCGTCGCCGGCGCTGTCCGGCGCGGCGACCTCGAGGATGCGCCGGTTCATCGCGAGGAACAGGTCCCGAGCCGCGCCGCCGACCCTGCCCTCGGGAGCCACGGGGCCGTCGAGCCACAGGTGCGCGAGGGCGGCGAGTCGGTCGTCCACGGGGCTGTCGGCGTCCTCGGCGCGGTCGAGCAGGGGTTCGGTGGCCGGGTCGAGCTCCCAGTCGAAGGGGGTGTCCTCGTCGGTCATGCCCGACACCCCTGCGCCGATGAGCAGGACGCCGGACACCCGCTCGGGGTGCAGCAGCGCCGCGTCGAGGGCGAGCGCACCGCCCATCGAGTTGCCGACCAGCAGCGCCCGCTCGAGCCCGAGGTCGTCGAGCACCACGAGCAGGTCGTCCACGTGGGTGAACGACGACGGGTCGGTGGCCGCCGGGGTGTCCCCGTAGCCGCGCCGGTCGTACGCGACCAGGTCGAAACCGTCGTCGGAGAGCTCCGTCGCGACGGTGTCCCAGGCGCGCCGGTCGGCGACGCCCGCGTGCAGGAAGACCACGGCGCGGTCGCCGCCGTGGTGTCGGGTGACGGCGATCGGGGTGCCGTCGCGGGCCGTGATGCTGCGCTGCTCCGCGTCCATGGCACTGAACCTAGCGCGCGGACGACGCACAGTGTTCACACGATCCGGCGCTCTGTCACGAGCACGAAACAGACGGGCAACGGGGGCGACACAGCACCGCAGCACACTGGTCGCACTACCTGTCACACGACAGGTACTCCGCGAAAGGTCTGCAGCCATGCGCTCCTCCGAAGCTCCGCTCCATGCACCGCGCGCCACCGTCTCCCCCACCACGCAGGACCTCGCACAGCTCGGCTACGAGCAGGAGCTGCACCGCGGGGTCGGATCGTTCTCGTCCTTCGCCGCCGGGTTCTCGTTCGTGTCGATCCTGACTACGGTGTTCCAGCTGTTCGGCCTGGGCTTCGGCCTGGGCGGGGCCGCGTTCTTCTGGGCCTGGCCGCTGGTCTTCGCCGGCCAGCTGCTCGTCGCGCTCAACTTCGCCCAGCTCGCAGCCCGGTGGCCGATCTCGGGCGCGATCTTCCAGTGGTCGAGTCGTCTCGCCGGTGCACGCTTCGGCTGGTTCACGGGCTGGACGATGATCATCGGGCAGGTCCTCACCGTCGCGGTCGCCGCCATCGCCGTGCAGGCGGTGCTCCCGGCGATCTGGAGCGGCTTCCAGGTCGTCGGTGGTCCGGGCGCCGACCCCTCGTTGGCGTCGTCGACGGGTGCCGCCAACGCGGTCGTCCTCGGTCTGGTGATGCTCGTCGTGACGACGGTCGTCAACATCACGAGCGTGCGACTCATGGCCCGGGTGACGAGCTTCGGCGTGCTCATCGAGATCATCGGCGTCGTGGTCCTCATCGCCGCGCTGTTCCTGCTGCCGCACCGCAGCCCGACGGTGGTGTTCACGACCGCCGGGTCGACGAGCACCGAGCCGTACGTGTGGGCGTTCCTGGCGTCGTCGCTGATGGCCGCGTACGTGATGGTCGGGTTCGACTCCGCCGGCGAGCTGGCCGAGGAGACGCACAACCCCCGCCGCACCACCCCGAAGACGATCGTCCGCGCGCTGACGGTGTCCGGTCTCGGCGGCGGACTGCTCATCATCGGGGCACTCGTCGCGGCCCCGAGCCTGACCGACGGCAAGCTCGCCACCCAGGGCCTGGCGTGGGTCATCACCTCGACGCTCGGCGACGTGTTCGGCCGCCTGCTGCTGTGCACCGTCGCCGTCGCGGTCTTCGCGTGCACCCTGGCGGTGCAGACCGCCGGCGCGCGGATGGTCTACTCGATGGCCCGCGAGAAGGCCCTGCCGTTCCACCGCACCCTGG
This genomic interval carries:
- a CDS encoding YciI family protein; this translates as MQFLVNVIDTGQAAAAGRTDSATAAEYEAVGALNERLQADGHILFAGGLTAPQDAVVVDARGESPTVSEGSLFGGDEYIAGFWVLDLPDAETARAVATEASVACNRTIELRALQG
- a CDS encoding VanZ family protein — protein: MISTLLAEHPTLVRVLFAVLVVLCAALGWWLHRRQARATLTALTAVALLGVAALTFSPSGDPGPVSCTVQFSVPFAGLDTLANIALLLPAVLFAALSTGRPLPVFLAGTGLSALIETVQMLVPDLGRACDTNDWWMNTIGAAIGALLSLAILVLDRRRRRILDEEATTVPAESRAQADHPASRRGTPS
- a CDS encoding amino acid permease, which gives rise to MRSSEAPLHAPRATVSPTTQDLAQLGYEQELHRGVGSFSSFAAGFSFVSILTTVFQLFGLGFGLGGAAFFWAWPLVFAGQLLVALNFAQLAARWPISGAIFQWSSRLAGARFGWFTGWTMIIGQVLTVAVAAIAVQAVLPAIWSGFQVVGGPGADPSLASSTGAANAVVLGLVMLVVTTVVNITSVRLMARVTSFGVLIEIIGVVVLIAALFLLPHRSPTVVFTTAGSTSTEPYVWAFLASSLMAAYVMVGFDSAGELAEETHNPRRTTPKTIVRALTVSGLGGGLLIIGALVAAPSLTDGKLATQGLAWVITSTLGDVFGRLLLCTVAVAVFACTLAVQTAGARMVYSMAREKALPFHRTLAKVSPRTGTPIAASIVVGVGAGLALAVNIGQSAIFTALSSLCIAMLYLAYLGVTGPLLVQRIRLRREGFPAGVDEDGKPLFTLGRWGIPLNALAVAFQIGMAVNLIWPRPEIYDLTGHSWWLQYSALLFIGGVLLVGWAWSSWRHRAHGPLTLADVPTTAATPVPADA
- a CDS encoding phage holin family protein, with the translated sequence MTNTDHDDQPTGRSSFRDTVTAGLVQKALEPVLRAVRDEVASARREVSERASGAKNGLVLTGVAVAFALTTLVLLAGFVVTLLALALPVWAAAGITFAGFAVITAILLAVGIRGIRRGIPPVPKDTLRSAKDRVTHRDGEGTAS
- a CDS encoding alpha/beta hydrolase, whose translation is MDAEQRSITARDGTPIAVTRHHGGDRAVVFLHAGVADRRAWDTVATELSDDGFDLVAYDRRGYGDTPAATDPSSFTHVDDLLVVLDDLGLERALLVGNSMGGALALDAALLHPERVSGVLLIGAGVSGMTDEDTPFDWELDPATEPLLDRAEDADSPVDDRLAALAHLWLDGPVAPEGRVGGAARDLFLAMNRRILEVAAPDSAGDAGVGAWTRLGDVAVPVLTTWGDLDIPADLPFYEETARRLGQGPVRVLPGVAHLPGLEQPAVVADLVRDALRAR